A region from the Cannabis sativa cultivar Pink pepper isolate KNU-18-1 chromosome 9, ASM2916894v1, whole genome shotgun sequence genome encodes:
- the LOC133031079 gene encoding uncharacterized protein LOC133031079 isoform X2 produces the protein MGLISVIFMGMILRIVLMAGWSHMMRQRSTNRIAKVEWQRVTSSKSMILIRDSAEAARIREKYPNRIPVIVEKAERSDIPNIDKKNSSRSLLESQPSIRAEGMENRGWRSM, from the exons ATGGGTTTGATTTCGGTGATTTTCATGGGGATGATCTTGCGGATTGTGTTAATGGCTGGATGGAGTCACATGATGAGGCAACGCAGCACCAATCGAATTGCTAAG GTGGAATGGCAAAGAGTTACTTCAAGCAAGAGCATGATCTTG aTAAGAGACAGTGCAGAGGCTGCTAGAATTAGAGAGAAATACCCTAATAGGATTCCG GTGATTGTGGAGAAAGCAGAGAGAAGTGATATTCCAAATATTGACAAGAAGAA CTCTTCAAGATCTTTACTGGAATCTCAACCTTCCATCAGAGCTGAGGGGATGGAGAACCGAGGGTGGAGATCCATGTGA
- the LOC133031079 gene encoding uncharacterized protein LOC133031079 isoform X1: MGLISVIFMGMILRIVLMAGWSHMMRQRSTNRIAKVEWQRVTSSKSMILIRDSAEAARIREKYPNRIPVIVEKAERSDIPNIDKKNHSSSRSLLESQPSIRAEGMENRGWRSM, encoded by the exons ATGGGTTTGATTTCGGTGATTTTCATGGGGATGATCTTGCGGATTGTGTTAATGGCTGGATGGAGTCACATGATGAGGCAACGCAGCACCAATCGAATTGCTAAG GTGGAATGGCAAAGAGTTACTTCAAGCAAGAGCATGATCTTG aTAAGAGACAGTGCAGAGGCTGCTAGAATTAGAGAGAAATACCCTAATAGGATTCCG GTGATTGTGGAGAAAGCAGAGAGAAGTGATATTCCAAATATTGACAAGAAGAA TCACAGCTCTTCAAGATCTTTACTGGAATCTCAACCTTCCATCAGAGCTGAGGGGATGGAGAACCGAGGGTGGAGATCCATGTGA